A segment of the uncultured Desulfobulbus sp. genome:
CACGGTGCGTTGGACCATGCGTCTGCGCCACAACAGCCTGGCTCGAGGAAACCCTGTCACCGTAGAGGGAATTTCTCAACTTACCTTCGACGATGGGGGCAAAGTGACTTTTCATCGCGACTATTTTGATCTGGGTGCGATGCTCTATGAGCATATTCCCCTGCTGGGGAGGGTGATACGTGTTATAAAAGGGAGGCTGGGGAGATGAGAATCGTTGTTACTGGAGCCACCTCGGGGATTGGTCGACAACTGGCTATGGATTACCACCGTGAAGGGCATGAGGTCTGGGCGCTGGGAAGAAATGAGCAGGCCCTGGGCGAGTTGGGACAACTGGGTATAGAAACTGCGAGACTGGACCTGGCGGATCGAGAAGCGACTTTGGCCTGGTTTGCCGATTTTGGACCTATTGACCTGGCTCTTCTCAGCGCAGGCACCTGTGAATATATTGACCTGCCCAACTTTGACAGCGCGTTGGTGCAACGGGTCATGCGGGCGAACGTGGAGACCGCCGCCATTACCATAGAGGCGGTTCTTCCCCTTCTTCGCTTGAGCTCCACAAAACACCTGGCTGTGATTTCCAGCTCGGCATCGTTTCTGCCGTTGCCGCGGGCCGAAGCCTATGGCGCTTCCAAAGCGGCGTTGAGTTACATGGTGCAAGCGCTTCGACTCGAATTGATCCGGGAGCACTTTACGCTCACCCTGATTAACCCGGGCTTTGTGAAAACACCGCTCACTGACAAAAACGATTTTCCCATGCCCTTGATGATCAGCGTGGAGCAGGCAAGTGATCGTATTCGGCGGGGCCTTGCTCAAAAGAAATCTGAACTGCATTTCCCCAAACGTTTCACCCTGCTGCTGAAGCTGCTTTCCTGGCTTCCAACTCCCCTGTGGACAATGATCGGTCAAAAGTTGGTGCGAAGATGATGCGAGAGAAAATAGCAATTATCGGTTCCGGGATATCAGGGCTCACCTGTGGCCATGCCCTGGCAGCGACCCATGATATCACAGTCTATGAGGCAGCCGACTATGTTGGCGGCCATACGCACACCATTCCCGTTGACAACAAGGGGGAGCAGGTGGCCGTTGATACGGGTTTTATTGTCTTTAACGATCGTACCTACCCCCATTTCATGGAACTGATGCATCGTATTGGGGTTGCGTATCAGCCGACCGAGATGAGTTTTTCGGTCAAAAACGAAACCGAGGACATTGAATACAACGGCAACACGCTCAACAGCCTCTTTGCCCAGCGGCGCAACCTGATCCGGCCCCGGTTTCTGTTCATGGTGCGGGATATTCTACGTTTTAACCGGGAAGTCCGCCTTGCCGGGGAAGAGGAGCGGGCCCGTTCACTGGGTGAATTCCTTCGTTGCGGCAACTACTCGGCCACCTTCAGAGAAAATTATATTTTGCCCATGGTCTCGGCGATCTGGTCCATGGGGCTGACAAGCTGTATGGATTTCCCGCTGGATTTCTTTATTCGATTTTTTGATAACCACGGACTGCTCAATGTTATCAACCGGCCTCAGTGGTTCACCATCAAGGGCGGCTCAAGCAGTTATATCAAGCCACTCACGGCTCCATTTGCAGATCGCATCCAGCTCAACACTCCTGTGGTGCGGGTTGAGCGAGACGAGCAGGGGGTGGATATCATCACCGCAGAAGAGACCCGGCGCTTTGATCAGGTCATCTTTGCCTGCCACGGCAATCAGGCCCTTTCTTTGCTCGGGCAGCCAACCCCGGAGGAGCAAGCAGTGCTCTCGGCGTTCACGACCTCGGAAAACCAGGTCGTGCTGCACACCGACACCTCCTTTCTCCCTGGACGAATATTAGCCTGGGCAAGCTGGAACTACAATCTGGTCGAGGCGGCAAGCGAGCAGACGACGCTCACCTATAACATGAACATCCTCCAGCGATTGAACGCGAAGCATACCTACCTGGTCACCTTAAACCAGGCGGTTGATGAATCCCACGTTCTGGGTCGTTTTACTTATCACCACCCCATTTTCACCCTGGAGGCCATCCGTGCACAGCAGCAGTGGTGCATGGTCTCTGCAAAGAACCGAAGTCACTTTTGCGGGGCTTACTGGTTTAACGGTTTTCATGAAGATGGAGTGCGCAGCGGCTTACGCGTTGTTGCTGCCCTGCAAGGAGAGCAATCATGAAAGATGCGGCACTCTATGTCGGCACAATCGGTCATGTCCGGCGTCTGCCTCGAAATCACCAGTTCCGTTATCCATTTTTTATGTGGTTTCTCAAGTTGGACCGCATTGAAGAGCAGCCTTCACTGGGCCGGTGGTTTTCCACCAGCCGGTGGGCCTTAACCCGTTTTTGCCGTTCGGATTATTATGGTGACCCGGATATTCAGCTGGCCGCAGCCATCAGGCAACGGATGCAGGAGCTTACCGGGTATTCGGTGGAGGGGAGTGTCTACGGATTGATGAATCTGCGAACTTTGGGTCTCTACTTCAGCCCGGTCAACTTTTATTTCGGCTACGATCTCCAGGGGCGGCTCAGTCATTTCCTTGCCGAGGTCTCCAATATTCCCTGGAATGAGCGGTACCAGTACGGACATTACCTTCTGGAGACCGATCAGGCACCGGAAAACCCCAAGAGATTTCATGTGTCCCCATTCAATCCAATGAACCAGCGTTATCAATGGACCATAACCCCGCCAGGGGAGGATGTGCGCATTCAAATAGACGTT
Coding sequences within it:
- a CDS encoding DUF1365 domain-containing protein, with the translated sequence MKDAALYVGTIGHVRRLPRNHQFRYPFFMWFLKLDRIEEQPSLGRWFSTSRWALTRFCRSDYYGDPDIQLAAAIRQRMQELTGYSVEGSVYGLMNLRTLGLYFSPVNFYFGYDLQGRLSHFLAEVSNIPWNERYQYGHYLLETDQAPENPKRFHVSPFNPMNQRYQWTITPPGEDVRIQIDVDDDRGSVFSAMLSLERQPLSLQSVRRKLLKTPVMTLYIVFRIYWQALQLYVKGVPYVPYTKETT
- a CDS encoding FAD-dependent oxidoreductase; the encoded protein is MMREKIAIIGSGISGLTCGHALAATHDITVYEAADYVGGHTHTIPVDNKGEQVAVDTGFIVFNDRTYPHFMELMHRIGVAYQPTEMSFSVKNETEDIEYNGNTLNSLFAQRRNLIRPRFLFMVRDILRFNREVRLAGEEERARSLGEFLRCGNYSATFRENYILPMVSAIWSMGLTSCMDFPLDFFIRFFDNHGLLNVINRPQWFTIKGGSSSYIKPLTAPFADRIQLNTPVVRVERDEQGVDIITAEETRRFDQVIFACHGNQALSLLGQPTPEEQAVLSAFTTSENQVVLHTDTSFLPGRILAWASWNYNLVEAASEQTTLTYNMNILQRLNAKHTYLVTLNQAVDESHVLGRFTYHHPIFTLEAIRAQQQWCMVSAKNRSHFCGAYWFNGFHEDGVRSGLRVVAALQGEQS
- a CDS encoding SDR family NAD(P)-dependent oxidoreductase, producing MRIVVTGATSGIGRQLAMDYHREGHEVWALGRNEQALGELGQLGIETARLDLADREATLAWFADFGPIDLALLSAGTCEYIDLPNFDSALVQRVMRANVETAAITIEAVLPLLRLSSTKHLAVISSSASFLPLPRAEAYGASKAALSYMVQALRLELIREHFTLTLINPGFVKTPLTDKNDFPMPLMISVEQASDRIRRGLAQKKSELHFPKRFTLLLKLLSWLPTPLWTMIGQKLVRR